The following is a genomic window from Asterias amurensis chromosome 8, ASM3211899v1.
GCACCCTaaatagtgaaaaagtggtggcaggatacggaatgTTTACCGTTGTATCCTGTATTCCTAccctttaaaaaatacataccCGTCGTTTGTACCGTACGGCAAACAGTATCGCGCCTTTTTCTTTATCGTGTCATGCCTCCTGCGCATTGATGTTTCATGCTGTGGTATTTGTTTCGTTGCGAAGACGCATTTGCCATTGATTGATCTTTGCAGTGTACAatcacaattttaaaggcaccaGCCCCCAGGCATACTTCTTATTCTTGAATGTACTACTAGAAAGTTTGTAAAACTTGAAAGGATCCACAGTCTTGATTTTTCTTCAGTGACCAAGctatcttttttcttttttcttttttttaaatattttatgcaagtccccaattttacgtagcaagtgtcacgaccgggattcgaacccacaccctggtgatcaaacaccagagcttgaaaccggtgctcttaaccgctcggccatgacacaccagCTTATTTTACAACTTACCTATTCCAGCACGAGGCTTACTAAATACTAACTATTCAACTGTGCCTTACAATACAGTGAACTTAcaacgtttttgttttgttttccagatTGAAAGAATCTTGATTGCAGTGCCAAGATTCAACATGGTGTTCTTCACGTGTAATGCCTGTGGCCAATGCGTTAAGAAGATTCATGTTGAGAAGCACTACCTGAGAGAATGTCGTAACTGTGAAGTTCTCTCTTGTATGGATTGTGGCAAAGACTTCTTGTGAGTAACGGCGGTCAGATTTCTGGCCACTTGTTTTATCGTCATTCAAGCATTTTTGCTGTGAATTGTACCATCTTTACTTTTACAGTTCACCTGACTTGAtttgtatcaattttttttctttgtagcatttatttagtttttaataatgttGAGTGTTATGTACAGTCCCTTTGTTGAGCAATTTAATGGATatatggcgctttataaatgccgtttaatatatttttattacTATCATCATCAGGCTCAACCTTGTTCCCAAGAGTGATTGATCTCGCCTTTCCAATTTCCCTAGCATACCTTGCTTGCTCATAACCCCATGATATTGGTTCATTAAAATGTGCTAGAATGTTGCACATTTTAATTAAGTCTGTGGCCGATCCACTCCACGCACCCGCTCAAGTATGGTACTGTGCAAAAGAGCCATCAAGTCAAAGAGCATCTGGTTCCCGCTCATTCTTCTTACTTGGAGCTTGTGATATGTAAaactgtattaaagacactggacacttcggtaattgtcaaagaccagtcttctcacttggtgtatctcaacatatgcatacaataacaaacctgtgaaaatttgagctcaattggttgtcgaagttgcgagatagtaatgaaagaaaaaaacaccctgtcacacaaagttgtgtgatttcagatgcttgatttcgagacctcaaaatctaattcttaggtctcaaaatcaaatttgtggaaaattacttctctctcgaaaactacgttacttcagagggagctgtttctcacaatgttttatactatcaacagctccgcATTAaacgttaccaattaaggttttattctagcagttattttgagtaattaccaatagtgtccaactgtccactgcctttaatgcagttGAGGGTGACAGtgtaaaaacatgatttatttGACTATGATTGTTCTGGCTTCTTTTATGTGCACCACCCAAcactctttaaagccattatacactttcggtaaacagtattgtccaagtcccacacttggtgtatcacaacttatatataaaataacaatcctgtggaaatttaggctcaatcggacatcggagtcgggagaaaataacgggaaaacccactcctgttttcgcgcgtttcgccgtgtcatgacatgtgtttataacaaatccgtaattctcgttaacgagaatttatattgttttaccattttctcaaaaagtaaagcatttcatggactaatatttcaagagaagtctttcaccattaccttctgtaaaccctgtaaattatttgtaaatctgtgaacttttttttttttctcctgtaccgaaagggtctaatTGCTTTAAGCCTTTGACtatatgtcccatccaaagggtGGAGCAGTTAAGGTGAAACgccttgctgaaggacacataCGCAgtgactgggatttgaacccatactCTCCTACCaacaacaccagaacttgagtgcAGTTCACAAGACTAATCAGCCACCACACTCCAGGGATCAGCTTTTAATTCTGTTATGTTCTCTTCTTGTTGTTTTCGTACAGTGGAGATGATTATAAACTACATACAAAATGCATAACGGAGAATGAGAAGTACGGAGGAAAAGACTATGTAGCTAATACCAAGGCCAACAAGGGAGAAGTAAAACAGTCTCAGTGGATTGAGGTAAGTCAATCCTGGCGGGGATTTGACTTGGTAGAATTGGGATCCGAACCTGTATTGACTGGGATCGAACCTGGTTTGGCTGGGATTTGGACCTGGTTTGACTGGGATTTTAACTGGTTTGAACTGGTTTGCCTGGAAAATCGAACCTGGTTTGACTGGGATTTGAGCCTGGTTtgactgggatttgaactggTTTGCCTGGGATTTGAACTAGTTtgactgggatttgaactggTTTGCGTGGGAAATCGAACCTGGTTTGCCTTGGATTTGAGCCTGGTTTCAAACCTTGTTTACAAGGTTACAGCACCTGGCATCAATGGACTTTGTTTATGTCTCATGCCCCTCCTGCCCCCTTTTAACTTTGATCTGCCACTGACTTGCCTACAAAATTATCAGAACCTGTGATGGCAAAATAAAGGTGAAGTCTGTGGGTTCTTTCAAGAGGAGTCTATGCTGGGGTTGTGCATGTCAAAAAAGTTTATTGAACAGGAAAAGGCAGcctttgtaaatgtttttattcCATTTTATAATGTGTTGCTAATTTTGACCTGAGCTGAGTCAATTGAAGAAAGTttacctttgttttgttttgcagtgCGTTCAGGCGGCAAGTTCCTCACAGTCACTGAGTCCAAGAGTGAGAAGTCTACTAGAGCGTCTGTCGAACTACGACAACATTCCTCGCAAGAAGGCCAAATTTGAAGTGAGTCTGCATTGCAtttatactccccaccagggagcggagatggtttaaggagtgaactaaggcccagtgaccaggggtaatagcgcgaagcgctttgggacgccctccgggtgtgaataGTGCTATATATAAACACgtaattagtattattattactaaaactGGTATTCAAGTCTCTTTGCGTGTTTGGTGGTAAATATGGCAACACACCACATGTGGTGAGGCACTGTGGCTGGTTGCATGTTCACTGGCAACAACTGTTCACATAGCTTCTGTGGTCATGGTTTGGTGGCCCCAGACAAAAGGCACTTAAGTAATGAACAggctaaaggcccggtcccactgcagcgataacgagaacgatagcGATCAAGACGGAAAGAGAACGCGTTcttttggttgaattgctccacgcagaaattgcacacgctcattcaaccagtAGAATGCGCTCTCTTTGCGTcgtcgttctcgttatcgatgCAGTGGGACCAGGCCTTAACTCAGGGAATAGATTTGTGCCTAATGCCATTGATGAAGACTTGTTCCTTTATAAACACGGGCCAAGATTTTGTAAAGACAAATTATACTGCTTTGTCACAAGGCCTTTCATCTCTCTGGCTGATTTGAAACAGCTTGGGTGATGCTTTGCCATAACGGCTTTCTAACGGTGTGTTCAAAAACACGACCGCAGCAAAAATTATGAGCCACTCAAATCTGCAAATGTCAACgagaaaacatgttttttatgggtgtcctaaaggagatttattgaaaaaaaattaatgaagcAATCAtagatatttaaaaaattatgcaTGGGTAACGGGAAAAAGATTTTTAATCCTGAAGTGAACTTGTTGAATATACTACTGCTAGTGCTGTAATAAGGTTGACTACCGGTATTCTTGTACCTTACATGTTTCACAACAAATTATTTCCCAATCTTTCAGAGATTTTTACAGAATGGTCTGAATGTGCGTGATGTAAGTCTCATCGAGCAGATCTGGACTGTGTTTAGTGAGGCAGGAGCCAAACAGGTACAATTTGCTGTAGTTTTGAGTAAATATCTTAAAGGGTGGATGCAgtggtttttttaaaaatttaaacgattaaacatgactttttaaacctgaaatatttttttaatttttttatttaatgcgcaagtattttaaaagtggttttcaagagattaggggaacccaccccgcccctgaaagggagccttcatgtgacgtcatgtcgggaacccgagccgtcgggtcccctggctgtgtgcatttAGAGACGTGTGCATTGTGTGGCCTGGCACATAGGCGTGTGTAGttaggaaccagactctttttgccaacgatatgtttgaattcccaaagtgacgtcgatggtaggggggcggtaacaatccacaaaaggggggcatgacttattcgctaattacgcaagtgagattatgtcggggaaaaaacaaaacgcattttattgatgttcaatacatatatcagaaataaatgacagcaaaattaactgttttattttaattcactgcagcatccctttaatacCCAACTTATATGGATTGTATTGGGGTAGAACTGGAAAACCAACAAAAATGATGGGCTTGTCTCTCAACATTTTTAAGAAGCAGAGTTTTTTTACAAGACTCATTTCAATATCAAGGAAAGACTTACAAATACAGTTTAGTATAccgtttgtatttgtattttagACTTACAAATACAGTTTAGTACATCGCTTGTATTTAATTTGTATGTTAGACTTACAAACACAGTTTAGTATAccgtttgtatttgtattttagACTTACAAATACAGTTTAGTACATCGCTTGTATTTAATTTGTATGTTAGACTTACAAATACAGTTTAGTATACCGTTTGTATTTGTATTCGTATTTTAAAACACAAGAACGATGGACAAGTCTGGTCACATGGATTTATTCTATACAGAAACCGGCCggaaaaaacacattgttaTTTCACTACGATATTGGTGTAGTTTTCAAGGCTGTGTAGTCGATCATCACAGCGCCCTCTGCTGGCCACATTTCCTAAGATCCTTTCATTTTGACTTTTTCAGTTACTGTTAATTTAGACTGGACCATTTTTGAAAATCCCAAACTCTGCTTTTATAACAGAAAAACGCAACTTCAGCAAAGACTGAAGAAGGAACCAAACAGGTGACGGTGAATACAACTCAGGAGAATGGTACCTCTTCTGGAGAACCTTCTGGCCAAGGCGACGACACTAAGACTGAcctcaaaaagaagaaaaaagataaGTCGCGTAAGGAGATGGCCGTGGATGGTGGAGAAGAAATTGGACAAGATGACAGGGAATCTATAAAGAGTGAcaacaagaagaagaacaagaagaagaagaagacagaTAAGAGGGATAAGGAAGTCTTTGAAGCTGATGAGAGTGACGAGGAGAGACCTTCCTCTGATGATGAAGCCAAGAAATCATCAAAGAAACGCAAGCATAAGAAACTTCATGACAAGTCGGAAGAATCAATTTCAAATGGTGAGGAAGAGGAGGATAGGAAAGCTTCCGATGAAGAAAGCGGAGATGCAAAGAAACATAAGAAGCACAAGCGCAAGAAGCAGGATGATGGTAGTACACATAATGGTTTGAACAAAACGACTGATGCCACTGAAGAAACTGACAATGGAGATAGCGAGCcgtcaaagaaaagaaagaagaagaaacacaAGAGAAATGATGATCAGGATCTCGAAATTGTGGAATGTGAGGATAATGGAATCGTGATATCTGTCGAGTCGGAAGATAATCGTGATGAAACAGTTTCAAAGAAACATAAAAAGCACAAGCGCAAGAAGCGGGATGATGCACTTAATGGTTTGAATGAAACGACTGATGCCACTGAAGAAACTGACAATGGAGATAGCGAGCtgtcaaagaaaagaaataagaagaaacacAAGAGAAGTAATGATCAGGATCTCGAAATTGTGGAGTGCGAGGAGGATAATGGAATTGTGATATCTGTCGAGTCGGAAGATTATAGTGATGAACTAGTTTCaaagaaacaaaagaagaagaaacgcAAGAAGGATGCAGAGCTTTTAAAATCCGAGTTGGAAAGAATAATAGACAATGAAGGAGCACTTGATCTTGTGCCGTCaaagaaaatgagtaaaaagggagctaaaaatgaaaaaaggaaTCTGTAAACGGGGATGGTTGATGGTTGATGTTAACTCTGTAGGAAcgactatgtacatgtagaagagGAAACAAAAAGGTGTTTCAGTAGATGCTTGAGGAATCAGGTTTATGAGAGTTGCTCATAATGCCGCCCGAGAGCAACATAAAATGAGGGGGAAAAAAGGAGTGATGTTGAGCAGGCAGATTGTAAAAACTGCCCTCTTGTGTCAGGTGAGATCATTAATGGAGAtcaaacaaaaatgggaatatTCCGATTGAAAATCTGTTCTTTTGGATTGAATACAGAGCCAAGTCATTGAAGTCAAAGTAGAAGTTAAGGCAAGGAAAATTGGCagatttacaaaataaagtatggttttaattgaataaaagacactggacacttggttagtacttaaaggaacacgttgccttggatcggacgagttggtctattaaaagcgtttgaaaccgtttgttatgaaatgtatatggttagaaagatgttttaaaagtagaatatactgatccacacaagcatcactcaaaattgcacgattttccttttacgtcgcgaactatcacggtcggccatttatgggagtcaaaattttgactcccataaatggccgaccgtgttagtcgacgaggtttaaaagaaatccacgcaatttcgaggcatatttgtgtagatcattgtattctacttttacaatatctttctaaccatatgcattttataacaaacggttacagaacgcttttcaaagaccaactcgaccgatccaaggcaacgtgttcctttaaaaaaaaaaaatttgtagcataaaaacttacttggtaacatgcaATGGAGCTCGCTGCTGAAAGTATAAAACGAAAGAATActggcaattaccaaacatgtccagtgccttataaGTCTTTTTTAAAATGGTTGAAATCCATTCAAGAGATGTCAACCTTTTTTGGGGTTGGGATGATGGAAACTGATAAAGACTGAATAACTGGACACTTAATTTAAACCTTTTTATGTTTCtattaatagttttgttttatttaaaagttatgtttaccacaattgcttcataaaaaaaaatagaaaatttgTTTGATAAATAATTGCATTTTGATTTCTTGATTGCAATGGCAGTTTCTTTCAGTGAAGTATTTGgtgaattatttttcaattatttttctcaaaaatagtTCCTAAATTTTAGTTTCCATTTATCTGttttttgaataataattagatggtttttcttgaaatttacCCAATTGTAAATTCTGAACagaaaaatattttcttttataatataaatatcAAATTCATGTAGGTGGTTCCCAATTTCAAGCAAAGAACGGCGCTTGCAGAAGCGGGGAATTCCGTGCTTATGTCAAGCATTTCCCAGGTTaacagggaattttggcttgtgagCGTGCCTACTccaagttactaggcattctttgcttacacagctagcgcagtaGGCGCTCGCCttgcaagcggagaatggtgatcgtaagcgcagaattcggcgttAAGCACAgtcatgaaattaggccccgtT
Proteins encoded in this region:
- the LOC139940656 gene encoding uncharacterized protein, with amino-acid sequence MVFFTCNACGQCVKKIHVEKHYLRECRNCEVLSCMDCGKDFFGDDYKLHTKCITENEKYGGKDYVANTKANKGEVKQSQWIECVQAASSSQSLSPRVRSLLERLSNYDNIPRKKAKFERFLQNGLNVRDVSLIEQIWTVFSEAGAKQKNATSAKTEEGTKQVTVNTTQENGTSSGEPSGQGDDTKTDLKKKKKDKSRKEMAVDGGEEIGQDDRESIKSDNKKKNKKKKKTDKRDKEVFEADESDEERPSSDDEAKKSSKKRKHKKLHDKSEESISNGEEEEDRKASDEESGDAKKHKKHKRKKQDDGSTHNGLNKTTDATEETDNGDSEPSKKRKKKKHKRNDDQDLEIVECEDNGIVISVESEDNRDETVSKKHKKHKRKKRDDALNGLNETTDATEETDNGDSELSKKRNKKKHKRSNDQDLEIVECEEDNGIVISVESEDYSDELVSKKQKKKKRKKDAELLKSELERIIDNEGALDLVPSKKMSKKGAKNEKRNL